In one Nicotiana tomentosiformis chromosome 6, ASM39032v3, whole genome shotgun sequence genomic region, the following are encoded:
- the LOC104098501 gene encoding early nodulin-like protein 4, whose product MESYWSPSSFFLIFLGFMCSCEAYTFYAGGKSGWVLNPSESYSHWTERNRFQVNDTIIFKFKIGSDSVLIVDIDDYSKCNKDKPIRELKHGDSKVKFYRSGPFYFISGHEDNCEKGQKLKVVVLSPNHKAHNALSPVFEPIGPVSPAPAPAQSAAGFSVSPSGFVWAFCLIIAAYFCILV is encoded by the exons ATGGAGTCTTATTGGTCACCTAGCTCTTTCTTTCTGATTTTTCTTGGCTTTATGTGCTCATGTGAAGCTTATACATTCTACGCCGGTGGCAAAAGTGGCTGGGTTTTAAACCCTTCTGAGTCTTACAGTCATTGGACCGAAAGAAATCGCTTTCAAGTCAATGATACCATTA ttttcaagttcaaaatTGGGTCAGATTCTGTTCTTATAGTTGACATAGATGATTATTCCAAGTGCAACAAGGACAAGCCAATTCGTGAACTAAAACATGGTGATTCAAAAGTCAAGTTTTACAGATCAGGCCCATTTTATTTCATCAGTGGACATGAAGATAATTGTGAGAAGGGCCAGAAGCTTAAAGTTGTTGTGTTATCTCCCAACCACAAAGCCCACAATGCCTTGAGCCCAGTATTTGAGCCCATTGGGCCAGTTTCACCAGCCCCGGCTCCGGCCCAGTCTGCTGCAGGATTTAGTGTTAGTCCAAGTGGTTTTGTTTGGGCCTTTTGTTTGATAATCGCGGCATATTTCTGCATCTTGGTCTAA